A segment of the Chlamydiales bacterium STE3 genome:
GCTAAGCACAGCTTGTCTGCATTGGGATGAGGTGCAACCTCGAGAACTTTTCCCACCACGACATTACTAAAGCCTAAGGCGGTTTTTTCAAACGAATCGACTTCTATTCCTAGACTAGTCAGCAATTTTGCTATTTGCTGTGGGTGCAGCTCAACATCAATGTATTCTTTTAACCAAGAAAGAGGAAATTTCATGACTTTTTCTCCAAGACCAAGAGAGTCATGTTAGCGATGAGGTGAATAGAACTCAATCTCATTTTTAGCTCTTAATAACAATAAAATCCCTTCTTCCCATTTTTTTGAGGTTGTATTACAATGCGTTTTTTTTAAAACCCAATTTACGCCCAACAAGTTCACTTGTAAGGTATAAATTGAGCTTTAAATTTTTAAGGAGAAAAAATGACTGTAGAGCAAACGCTTTCTATTATTAAGCCTGATGCAACAGGTAAAAACCACCTAGGAAAAATCATCGACCGCTTCGAAAGCCAAGGCTTACGCGTCGTTGGAGCGAAAATGGTTCATTTGAACCAAGAAAAGGCGGAAGGCTTTTATGCTGTTCACCGCGAACGCCCTTTCTTCAAAGATTTAGTCGGATTCATGACCACAGGTCCCGTCCTCGTAATGGTGCTTGAAGGTGAAAATGCTGTATTAAAAAATCGTGAAATTATGGGAGCAACGGACCCTAAAAAAGCAGCTCCAGGCACTATTAGAGCTGACTTTGCAAGCAGCATCGAAGAAAATGCCGTTCATGGATCTGACAGCCAAGAAAACGCTAAGATCGAAATTGACTACTTTTTCTCTAAAGACGAAGTTTGCCCACGAACACGCTAAATGCTGCTCTTCATCGACAACTTTGATTCTTTTACTTACAATTTGGTGCAACAATTCCAGATTTT
Coding sequences within it:
- a CDS encoding Nucleoside diphosphate kinase 2 (Product derived from UniProtKB/Swiss-Prot:Q6MEA7;Gene name derived from UniProtKB/Swiss-Prot:Q6MEA7;EC number derived from UniProtKB/Swiss-Prot:Q6MEA7), translated to MTVEQTLSIIKPDATGKNHLGKIIDRFESQGLRVVGAKMVHLNQEKAEGFYAVHRERPFFKDLVGFMTTGPVLVMVLEGENAVLKNREIMGATDPKKAAPGTIRADFASSIEENAVHGSDSQENAKIEIDYFFSKDEVCPRTR